One Pseudomonas brassicacearum genomic region harbors:
- a CDS encoding AAA family ATPase has product MEHREALLALRTFLSTQILGQEKLIERLLIALLADGHMLVEGAPGLAKTKAIKELAEGIEAQFHRIQFTPDLLPADITGTEIYRPETGSFVFQQGPIFHNLVLADEINRAPAKVQSALLEAMAERQVSVGRSTYELSPLFLVMATQNPIEQEGTYPLPEAQLDRFLMHVKIGFPDAAVERRILQQARGEALNGETKPERRVSQQAIFSARKEILGLYMADAVEEYLVQLVMATRTPAKFDPEMAEWIAYGASPRGSIALDRCARAHAWLAGRDFVSPEDIQAVLFDVLRHRIILSFEAEAAGIDQDRVVQRILDVVAVA; this is encoded by the coding sequence ATGGAACATCGTGAAGCGCTGCTTGCGCTGCGAACCTTTCTTTCAACGCAGATTCTCGGCCAGGAAAAACTCATCGAGCGCCTGCTCATCGCCCTGCTCGCCGACGGCCACATGCTGGTGGAAGGCGCGCCGGGGCTGGCCAAGACCAAGGCCATCAAGGAGTTGGCCGAAGGGATCGAAGCGCAGTTCCATCGTATCCAGTTCACCCCCGACCTGCTGCCCGCCGACATCACCGGCACGGAGATCTATCGCCCCGAAACCGGCAGTTTCGTGTTCCAGCAAGGGCCGATCTTCCACAACCTGGTGCTGGCGGACGAAATCAACCGTGCCCCGGCCAAGGTCCAGTCGGCCCTGCTCGAAGCCATGGCCGAACGCCAGGTCAGCGTCGGGCGCAGCACTTATGAACTGTCGCCGCTGTTCCTGGTGATGGCCACGCAGAACCCGATCGAGCAGGAAGGCACCTACCCGCTCCCCGAAGCGCAGCTCGACCGGTTCCTGATGCACGTCAAAATCGGCTTTCCCGATGCGGCGGTGGAACGCCGTATTCTGCAACAGGCCCGGGGTGAAGCGCTTAACGGCGAAACCAAGCCCGAACGCCGCGTGAGCCAGCAGGCGATTTTCTCTGCCCGCAAGGAAATCCTCGGGTTGTACATGGCCGATGCCGTGGAGGAATACCTGGTGCAACTGGTCATGGCCACCCGTACACCGGCCAAGTTCGACCCGGAGATGGCCGAGTGGATCGCCTACGGTGCCAGCCCGCGGGGCTCCATCGCCCTGGACCGCTGTGCCCGTGCCCACGCCTGGCTGGCCGGACGTGACTTCGTCAGCCCGGAAGACATCCAGGCCGTGCTGTTCGACGTGCTGCGCCATCGCATCATCCTGTCGTTCGAAGCCGAAGCCGCCGGCATCGACCAGGATCGGGTCGTGCAGCGGATTCTCGACGTCGTCGCTGTCGCTTGA
- a CDS encoding DUF6124 family protein, whose translation MFKVTPNPPDTDPISPRPKNKSQKHDEVTDRVLDHYLNPKPGKSEAEPAPGQLFTVNKDIDTESLLANLSETLASANAMVNDLAFDLDGSRRHFLLGIQQLIELGSLLANRALDNIETRQPT comes from the coding sequence ATGTTCAAAGTAACCCCAAACCCGCCGGACACCGATCCGATCTCACCGCGTCCAAAAAACAAGTCCCAAAAACACGACGAAGTCACCGACCGAGTCCTCGACCATTACCTGAACCCCAAACCAGGCAAATCCGAAGCAGAACCTGCTCCGGGCCAACTCTTCACCGTCAACAAAGACATCGACACCGAAAGCCTGCTTGCCAACCTCAGCGAAACCCTGGCTTCGGCCAATGCCATGGTCAATGACCTGGCTTTCGACCTGGACGGTTCGCGCCGACATTTCCTCCTGGGCATTCAGCAATTGATCGAACTGGGCAGCCTGCTGGCGAACCGTGCACTGGACAACATCGAAACCCGTCAGCCGACATAA
- a CDS encoding ATP-binding cassette domain-containing protein, which produces MLSIQMLIRTACEKHTSLLILTVATIVALKLITLAPPLLLGTIIDTLQGNRNPASSTLLALTIGLIVAGCIHAIITPLQTHALSKLVQSIIMNASIEWITELIGKEFSLFNSWRIGHFIKSVERGITAHEQLLTFIVTIALPVLLEFIVVGAAFIYIGGSEIFLSMTAFGVIYLAVTHKIIRWRRKHIDAVNEQEDELSAHLYNTLNAGKVIKLESTIPTALRPLNAAFGGYANAAVTTASSGGLLSTAKILFVSLSTGGLLYWGVVDQLSGQPSISVGQLVAIFSIAGSYLLSISTLTEGYRVLDQFLADQRQFQGLLSLPDFDCSNRLARVDFQRSSVLELGPCEVAGTGPLRLSIKRFLAFTQGQSVAVTGPSGAGKTTFLEVLAGLDASTRDQLSIDSVPVSLLTGQAHLDALRYCPQQPRFLEGSFEQSVLFGGSASPILSRAIRQLELDEIVTTRQVSENASNISGGEAKRLSLLRLINKPGKFNMFDEPSASIEPRLTTPLWELLFDVFAGQGLICVTHDVDHLHRFDRVIVMHDGAIVEDGPWRELIERPAVKLLVDEIRTQN; this is translated from the coding sequence ATGCTATCTATACAAATGCTTATTAGAACTGCATGCGAAAAACATACGTCACTTCTGATATTAACCGTCGCGACAATCGTCGCACTCAAACTCATCACACTCGCCCCACCACTGTTACTTGGAACCATCATCGACACCCTGCAAGGCAACAGAAATCCAGCCTCCAGCACGCTGCTCGCACTGACGATAGGCCTGATTGTTGCGGGATGTATTCATGCCATCATCACTCCACTGCAAACCCATGCGCTGTCCAAGCTGGTGCAGAGCATTATCATGAACGCTTCCATCGAGTGGATCACTGAACTCATAGGCAAGGAATTTTCGTTATTCAACTCCTGGAGAATCGGCCACTTCATCAAATCGGTCGAGCGCGGCATTACGGCTCACGAACAACTGCTGACTTTCATTGTGACCATTGCGCTTCCCGTACTCTTGGAATTCATAGTTGTTGGAGCTGCTTTTATTTACATAGGGGGCAGTGAAATTTTTTTGAGCATGACGGCGTTCGGAGTTATCTATCTGGCTGTCACCCATAAAATTATCAGATGGCGGAGAAAGCACATTGATGCGGTCAATGAACAGGAAGATGAATTAAGTGCCCACCTCTACAACACCCTTAACGCCGGAAAAGTCATAAAACTGGAAAGCACCATACCTACGGCCCTGCGCCCGTTGAACGCGGCGTTCGGAGGCTATGCCAACGCTGCGGTGACTACAGCATCATCGGGCGGCCTGCTGAGCACCGCCAAGATACTGTTCGTAAGCCTTTCCACTGGGGGATTGCTCTACTGGGGCGTCGTGGACCAACTGTCGGGTCAGCCCAGTATCAGTGTCGGGCAGTTGGTTGCCATTTTTTCAATCGCGGGGAGTTATCTGCTGAGTATTTCAACCTTGACTGAAGGGTATCGTGTTCTTGATCAGTTCCTTGCAGACCAGCGTCAATTTCAGGGTTTGCTATCACTTCCGGATTTCGATTGCAGCAATCGGCTGGCGCGGGTTGATTTCCAGCGGTCCTCAGTCCTGGAGCTCGGCCCCTGCGAAGTGGCAGGAACGGGACCGCTTCGCCTGTCGATCAAGCGCTTCCTGGCATTTACTCAAGGGCAGTCAGTGGCCGTTACGGGCCCTAGCGGCGCAGGCAAAACCACTTTTCTGGAAGTCCTCGCCGGGCTTGATGCATCAACGCGAGACCAACTGAGTATCGACTCGGTACCGGTCTCACTTTTGACCGGTCAAGCGCACTTGGACGCCTTGAGATACTGCCCCCAACAACCACGGTTTCTGGAAGGCTCTTTTGAACAATCTGTCCTGTTCGGAGGCAGCGCGTCGCCGATTCTGTCTAGGGCCATACGGCAACTGGAACTGGATGAGATCGTGACAACAAGGCAGGTCAGCGAAAATGCATCGAATATCTCCGGAGGCGAAGCCAAACGCCTATCGCTGCTGCGCCTGATCAACAAGCCCGGAAAATTCAATATGTTCGACGAGCCAAGCGCATCCATCGAACCTAGGCTGACCACGCCCCTTTGGGAGCTGTTATTCGACGTTTTTGCCGGGCAGGGGTTGATCTGTGTCACCCATGACGTTGACCACCTGCATCGGTTTGACCGGGTCATTGTGATGCATGACGGGGCAATCGTGGAGGATGGTCCGTGGCGGGAGCTGATCGAAAGGCCAGCAGTCAAGCTGCTGGTGGATGAGATTCGAACCCAGAATTAG
- a CDS encoding 2-hydroxyacid dehydrogenase, with translation MKKHVVLYKALSAQLMARLQAQAQVTLIERLNAQGLVQLREALPSAHGLLGASLKLDAPLLDLAPNLQAIASVSVGVDNYDIDYLTERRILLTNTPDVLTETTADTGFALILATARRVVELANLVRSGGWQQSIGPKHFGSDVHGKTLGIIGMGRIGEALAQRGHFGFGMPVLYHSHSPKPAVEQRFNARYCSLETLLQQADFVCLTLPLTAETQGLIGAQAFARMRPETLFINISRGKVVDEAALIDALRSGQIRGAGLDVFEREPLSADSPLLQLDNVVATPHMGSATHETREAMARCAVDNLLAALAGERPVNLVNAGAWVG, from the coding sequence ATGAAAAAGCACGTGGTGTTGTACAAGGCGCTGTCAGCGCAATTAATGGCCCGTTTGCAAGCCCAGGCCCAAGTCACGCTCATCGAGCGCCTCAACGCGCAGGGCCTGGTGCAACTGCGCGAGGCCTTGCCAAGCGCCCATGGCTTGCTGGGTGCCAGCCTCAAACTGGACGCGCCGTTGCTGGACCTGGCGCCGAACCTGCAAGCCATCGCCAGCGTCTCGGTGGGGGTCGACAACTACGACATCGACTACCTGACCGAACGCCGGATCCTGCTGACCAATACCCCGGACGTGCTCACCGAAACCACCGCGGACACCGGTTTCGCCCTGATCCTGGCAACCGCCCGCCGCGTGGTGGAACTGGCCAACCTGGTGCGCAGCGGCGGCTGGCAACAGAGCATCGGCCCCAAGCATTTCGGCAGCGACGTCCATGGCAAGACCCTGGGCATCATCGGCATGGGCCGCATCGGCGAAGCCTTGGCCCAGCGCGGGCACTTCGGCTTCGGCATGCCGGTGCTCTACCACAGCCACTCGCCAAAACCCGCGGTCGAGCAGCGTTTCAATGCACGCTATTGCAGCCTCGAAACATTGTTGCAGCAGGCGGACTTCGTTTGCCTGACCTTGCCCTTGACGGCTGAAACCCAAGGACTGATCGGCGCCCAGGCGTTTGCCCGAATGCGTCCCGAGACCCTCTTCATCAATATCTCCCGGGGCAAGGTGGTGGACGAAGCGGCCCTGATCGACGCCCTGCGCAGCGGCCAGATCCGTGGCGCGGGGCTGGACGTGTTCGAGCGCGAGCCCTTGAGTGCGGATTCGCCGCTGTTGCAACTGGATAATGTGGTGGCGACACCGCACATGGGCTCGGCCACCCATGAGACACGGGAAGCGATGGCGCGTTGTGCGGTGGATAATCTGCTGGCGGCATTGGCGGGTGAACGGCCGGTGAATCTGGTGAATGCGGGGGCGTGGGTAGGCTGA
- a CDS encoding MFS transporter codes for MQTLNLATRRWWYIMPIVFITYSLAYLDRANYGFAAASGMAEDLMITPGLSSLLGALFFLGYFFFQVPGAIYAQKHSVKKLIFVSLILWGSLATLTGVVSNAYWLIVIRFMLGVVEAAVMPAMLVYLCHWFTRAERSRANTFLILGNPVTMLWMSVVSGYLVQQFDWRWMFIIEGLPAVLWAFIWWRLADDRPSQAKWLSEQEKHDLESALAAEQVGIKAVKNYAEAFRSPKVIILALQFFCWSIGVYGFVLWLPSILKAGLQMSMVEAGWLSSLPYLAAVVGMLVVSWASDKAQKRKRFVWPPLLVASIAFYASYLLGPEHFWWSYSLLVVAGACMYAPYGPFFAIVPEILPANVAGGAMALINSMGALGSFGGSYLVGYLNGSTGSPGMSFLLMSGALLMAVVLTLALKPGASDRAVPKTATPHSAPAHS; via the coding sequence ATGCAAACGCTCAACCTCGCCACCCGTCGCTGGTGGTACATCATGCCCATCGTGTTCATCACCTACAGCCTGGCCTACCTGGACCGGGCCAACTACGGGTTCGCCGCCGCCTCGGGCATGGCCGAGGACCTGATGATCACGCCGGGGCTGTCGTCCTTGCTGGGCGCTCTGTTTTTCCTCGGTTACTTTTTCTTCCAAGTGCCGGGGGCGATCTACGCGCAGAAACACAGCGTGAAAAAACTGATTTTCGTCAGCCTGATCCTCTGGGGCTCCCTGGCGACGCTGACCGGGGTCGTCTCCAACGCGTACTGGCTGATCGTGATCCGCTTCATGCTCGGCGTGGTCGAGGCCGCCGTGATGCCGGCCATGCTGGTGTACCTGTGTCACTGGTTCACCCGGGCCGAACGCTCGCGCGCCAACACCTTCCTGATCCTCGGCAACCCGGTGACCATGCTGTGGATGTCGGTGGTATCGGGTTACCTGGTGCAGCAATTCGACTGGCGCTGGATGTTCATCATTGAAGGCCTGCCGGCGGTACTCTGGGCCTTTATCTGGTGGCGCCTGGCCGATGATCGTCCATCCCAGGCCAAGTGGCTCAGCGAGCAGGAAAAACACGACCTGGAAAGCGCACTGGCGGCTGAACAGGTCGGCATCAAGGCGGTGAAGAACTATGCCGAGGCCTTCCGCTCGCCCAAGGTCATCATCCTGGCGCTGCAGTTTTTCTGCTGGAGCATTGGGGTCTACGGGTTCGTGCTGTGGTTGCCGTCCATCCTCAAGGCGGGCTTGCAGATGAGCATGGTCGAGGCCGGTTGGCTGTCGTCGTTGCCGTACCTGGCGGCGGTGGTCGGCATGCTGGTGGTGTCCTGGGCCTCGGACAAGGCCCAGAAGCGTAAGCGCTTCGTCTGGCCGCCGCTGCTGGTCGCGTCCATCGCGTTCTATGCCTCGTACCTGCTGGGGCCTGAACATTTCTGGTGGTCCTACAGCCTGCTGGTGGTCGCCGGGGCTTGCATGTATGCGCCGTACGGGCCGTTTTTTGCCATCGTTCCGGAAATCCTCCCCGCCAACGTCGCCGGCGGTGCCATGGCGCTGATCAACAGCATGGGCGCGCTGGGTTCGTTCGGCGGCTCGTACCTGGTGGGTTACCTCAACGGCTCCACCGGCTCCCCTGGCATGTCCTTCCTATTGATGAGCGGCGCGTTGCTGATGGCCGTAGTGCTGACCCTCGCCCTCAAGCCCGGCGCCAGCGACCGGGCCGTGCCGAAAACCGCGACGCCACACTCGGCGCCCGCCCATTCCTGA
- a CDS encoding sugar kinase encodes MSEFDVLSFGETMAMLVADQNGDLACVNQFHKRIAGADSNVAIGLSRLGFKVAWLSRVGADSLGRFVVQTLENEGLDCRHVAVDPERPTGFQFKSRTDDGSDPQVEYFRRSSAASQLSFASIAAPLLGARHLHATGIVPALSLTAREMSFELMTRMREAGRSLSFDPNLRPSLWPSESMMIREINRLAALAHWVLPGLSEGRLLTGYDEPADIAAFYLDQGAEAVVIKLGPDGAYYRTPQDQGVVAGVPVARVVDTVGAGDGFAVGLISALLEGRAITEAVQRANWIGSRAVQSRGDMEGLPTRAELLAEFETAYREQARSHMGSS; translated from the coding sequence ATGTCTGAGTTCGATGTGTTGTCGTTCGGCGAAACCATGGCGATGCTGGTGGCCGACCAGAACGGTGACCTGGCCTGCGTCAACCAGTTTCATAAACGCATTGCCGGGGCCGACAGCAATGTGGCCATCGGTCTGTCGCGACTGGGCTTCAAGGTCGCGTGGCTGAGCCGGGTCGGCGCCGATTCCCTGGGACGTTTCGTCGTGCAGACGCTGGAGAACGAAGGTTTGGATTGTCGTCACGTGGCGGTCGATCCGGAACGCCCCACCGGCTTCCAGTTCAAATCCCGCACCGACGACGGCAGCGATCCGCAAGTCGAATACTTCCGCCGCAGCTCGGCGGCCAGCCAGCTGTCGTTCGCATCCATCGCAGCGCCGCTGCTGGGTGCCCGTCACTTGCACGCCACCGGCATTGTGCCAGCGCTGTCGCTCACCGCCCGGGAGATGTCCTTTGAGCTGATGACCCGCATGCGCGAGGCCGGTCGCAGCCTGTCGTTCGATCCCAACCTGCGGCCAAGCCTGTGGCCCAGTGAGTCGATGATGATTCGCGAAATCAATCGCCTCGCCGCCCTCGCCCACTGGGTCTTGCCGGGTCTCAGCGAAGGCCGCTTGCTGACCGGGTACGACGAGCCCGCCGACATCGCCGCGTTTTACCTGGACCAGGGCGCCGAAGCCGTGGTGATCAAGCTCGGCCCGGACGGCGCCTATTACCGCACGCCGCAGGACCAGGGTGTTGTCGCCGGCGTGCCGGTGGCCCGCGTAGTGGACACTGTGGGTGCCGGCGATGGCTTTGCCGTCGGCCTGATCAGTGCGTTGCTCGAAGGACGCGCCATCACCGAGGCCGTGCAACGCGCCAATTGGATCGGCAGCCGCGCGGTACAGAGCCGTGGGGACATGGAGGGATTGCCGACCCGCGCTGAGTTATTGGCTGAATTTGAAACCGCCTATCGCGAGCAAGCTCGCTCCCACATGGGATCGAGTTAA
- a CDS encoding sugar phosphate isomerase/epimerase family protein, with amino-acid sequence MNKPPVSISLSSYGADLVRQHGQGSFINLLAAAGASRIEWREELLTTEQPAELASDAQAQGLQSIFSSPLELWLAGRSKPNPALAPTLQRAEAFGSTWLKVSLGHFSDSHDLSALADVLAASPVQLLVENDQTLQGGRIEPLQRFFAAAEQQALPIGMTFDIGNWQWQDQSAAVAARQLGRHVAYVHCKAVARRADGKLIAVPPAMVDLHLWEQLLKQMPASVMRAAEYPLQGDDLLQLTAEHVATLARLGQPRREPAHV; translated from the coding sequence ATGAACAAACCACCCGTTTCCATCAGCCTTTCCAGCTACGGCGCCGATCTGGTGCGGCAACATGGCCAAGGCAGCTTCATCAATCTGCTGGCCGCTGCCGGCGCCTCGCGGATCGAATGGCGCGAAGAATTGCTCACCACCGAACAGCCCGCTGAATTGGCCTCGGACGCCCAGGCCCAAGGTCTGCAAAGCATTTTTTCGTCACCCCTTGAGTTGTGGCTCGCGGGTCGGTCCAAACCTAATCCCGCCCTGGCGCCTACCTTGCAACGTGCCGAGGCGTTCGGCTCGACATGGCTGAAAGTCTCCCTCGGTCACTTCAGCGATTCTCATGACCTGTCAGCCTTGGCGGATGTGCTCGCCGCAAGCCCGGTGCAGTTGCTGGTGGAAAACGACCAGACCTTGCAGGGCGGGCGAATCGAGCCGTTGCAACGGTTCTTCGCCGCAGCCGAGCAGCAAGCGCTGCCCATCGGCATGACCTTCGACATTGGCAACTGGCAATGGCAGGACCAATCGGCGGCCGTGGCGGCCCGGCAGCTCGGACGGCATGTGGCATATGTGCATTGCAAGGCCGTGGCCCGGCGCGCCGACGGCAAACTGATTGCCGTGCCTCCGGCGATGGTGGACCTGCATCTGTGGGAACAGTTGCTCAAGCAGATGCCAGCCAGCGTGATGCGTGCCGCCGAGTACCCGCTGCAAGGCGATGACCTGCTGCAATTGACCGCTGAACATGTCGCCACTCTTGCCCGCCTCGGGCAGCCACGCCGGGAGCCTGCCCATGTCTGA
- a CDS encoding LacI family DNA-binding transcriptional regulator yields the protein MNSFSAAQRSRVTMLDVAERAGVSKASVSRFIGEDRALLSEAIARRIEQAISELGYRPNQMARGLKRGRTRLIGMLVADIRNPYSIAVMHGVETACRRHGYSLVVCNTDRDDEQERQHLALLRAYNIEGLIVNTLGHHREELLELRGEMPLVLVDRKVDRLESDLVGLDNPAAVTMALDHLEQRGYRDLLLVTEPFDGTSSRIERVDSFKAGIERRPALTGAVVDTCDQLTARIKTFLAQPGHGPKALFCANGIAALAATQVLRDLGCHLFDDVGLIALDDLDWYPLVGSGITALAQPTAEIGASAFECLLKRLRGDNGPVRTLDFAARLIERGSTLGNGQ from the coding sequence GTGAATTCTTTCTCCGCCGCCCAGCGCAGCCGTGTGACCATGCTTGATGTCGCCGAACGCGCCGGTGTCTCCAAGGCCAGTGTCTCGCGTTTCATTGGCGAGGACCGCGCCCTGCTCTCCGAGGCCATCGCCCGGCGCATCGAGCAGGCGATCAGCGAGCTGGGCTATCGCCCCAACCAGATGGCCCGTGGCCTCAAGCGCGGACGTACACGCTTGATCGGCATGCTGGTGGCCGATATCCGCAACCCTTATTCAATTGCCGTGATGCATGGCGTGGAAACCGCCTGCCGTCGCCATGGCTACAGCCTGGTGGTGTGCAACACCGACCGCGATGATGAGCAGGAACGCCAGCACCTGGCGTTGTTGCGGGCCTACAACATCGAAGGGCTGATCGTGAACACCCTCGGTCATCACCGTGAGGAACTGCTCGAACTGCGCGGTGAGATGCCCCTGGTGTTGGTGGATCGCAAGGTCGATCGGCTCGAAAGCGACCTGGTGGGATTGGATAACCCGGCCGCCGTCACGATGGCGCTCGACCACCTGGAACAACGGGGGTACCGCGATCTGCTGCTGGTGACCGAGCCCTTCGACGGCACCAGCTCGCGGATCGAGCGAGTCGACAGTTTCAAGGCCGGCATCGAGCGGCGCCCTGCCCTGACCGGCGCCGTGGTGGACACCTGCGATCAGTTGACAGCACGCATCAAGACCTTCCTGGCCCAACCGGGTCATGGCCCCAAGGCGTTGTTCTGCGCCAACGGCATCGCCGCGTTGGCCGCCACTCAAGTATTGCGCGACCTGGGCTGCCACTTGTTCGACGACGTGGGCCTGATCGCCCTCGACGATCTGGATTGGTACCCGTTGGTGGGTAGCGGCATTACTGCCCTGGCCCAACCGACGGCCGAGATTGGCGCCAGTGCGTTCGAGTGTTTGCTCAAGCGCCTGCGTGGCGACAACGGGCCGGTGCGGACCCTGGATTTTGCGGCGCGGTTGATTGAGCGTGGGTCGACGCTTGGGAATGGTCAGTGA